The region CGTTCCTGCCGGCAGCAGGATTGCCCGCCTGTTCTGCCGCGTAAAGGGGGATGAAGGTGCCTTTCAATCCCGCCGGAAGATCGTGCTGGCGAGCCAGCCGAAGAGGAGCGCGATGAAGGCTGTGGTCAGGCCGTAGGCCAGGGACCAGTCGCGGGCGATGACGCCGATCTGTTCCTCGAAGCCGGTCTTGACCAGCTCGAAATGGGTCTGCGTGCGGGCCAGGATCACGGTGTCGGCAAAGAGCGTCACGTCGACGTCGTAATTGCCGGGCGGGGCGGTCGCCGGCAGCGCGATGGCGGCGCGGAAGATTTCGGGCGTCAGGAAGGTCACGCCGCGCTCGTCTTCCAGATACAGGCCTTCCTCGGATTTGAGCCGGTACAGCGCATCCCGGAACGGCTGGTCCGCGCCACCGCGCGCCAGCGTGAAATCGCCGGAATTGATGATTGCGCTCAGGCCGATCTTCTGGCGCTGGCGCAGCTGATCGCTCGTGATCTCCTCGATGGGCCGGGAGCTGAGCACGTTCAGGTAGGACGGAGCCGTCGGGAACTTCTGCTGATCCTGGTTGATCCAGACGGGGCCGAGCCGCTCCTTCTCGCGCACGGTGAGGAACTGGCGCGGGCCGCGAACGGTCACGACGATGTCGTAGCCCGTGGCCCGGGCGATCGTCTGCGCGTCCCGCTCGATGGCGCCGAACACGGCGATCTGCGTTCCCGTATAGTTCGAGTTGATCAGGACCCGGTGGTTCGACAGGGATGTGATGAGGGTTTCCGCGTGGGCGCAGACCATCGTGCCGAGAAGGATCAGGATGGCAGCGGCGAGCCTCACGTGCGCACCTCCTGCACCGTGATGGAGAACGGCTCATCCGGCTTCATCACGAGTTCGAGGCCGAAGCGCAGGCCGACGGCCAGCAGCAGGATGGCGAGCAGGAAGCGAAAGAGTTCCGCCCGCAGATGGCGGCCCATGCGCGCGCCGAACTGCGCGCCGAACACGCCGCCGACGATGAGCAGGATCGCCAGCACCATGTCGACGGCCTGGTTCGTCACCGCATGAAGGATGAGGGCGACGAGGGTGGTGCAGACGATCTGGAACTGGGAGGTCCCGACGACCACGTTGGTCGGCACCCGGAAGATGTAGAGCAGGGCCGGCACCACGATGAAGCCGCCGCCGATGCCCAGCAGCGCGCCGGCAAAGCCGATGAACAGCGACAGCCCGACGATCGGGATGATGCTCACATAAAGCTTGGACCGGTAGAAGCGCATGCGCAGGGGCCAGCCGAGATAGGGCGCATGCTCGCCGGCCCTGCGCCGCGGGCGCACGGCGCCGCCCTTTCGGCGGCTCCAGAATTCCCGGATGCTCTCCTTGAGCATCAGGCTGCCCACGATGGTGAACAGCGTCACGTAGGAGACGACGATGACGAGATCGAGCTGGCCGGCCCGCCGCGCGGCCGCGAAGAACCATACGCCCAGCGCCGAGCCGACGAATCCTCCCGCGACCAGGATGGCGCCGAGCTTATGATCGAGGGCGTTGCGGCGCAGCGCGCCGAGCACGCTCGTGGTCGAGGAGGCGACGATCTGCGCCGATTGAGTCGCCACAGCGACGGCCGGGGGAATGCCGAGGAAGATCAGGAGCGGGGTCATCAGAAAGCCGCCGCCGATCCCGAAAAGCCCTGAAATGAAACCGACGGCCGCACCCATCCCAAGGATGAGAAGAACGCTCACGGGCATCTCGGCGATCGGCAAATAGATTTGCACCCCGGTTCCCCCAATGGCCGGTGCAGCCATGTCGTTGTTACAGCATCATACAGGCCATGTAACGGTCATGTTCTGAACGGAAGATGACAAAGCCCGCGTGCCGTCAACTCCGGTTGCCCTGCGTCCGATCCAGGACCGCGGTCTGGCCCTGCAGCGCGGCCGGCGGCTTGTTCGCGACGGGGTCGGCGGCCCTCGGGCGCCAGAGTTCGACGGCAACCTTGGCGGCCTTCAGCTCCGCCTGGCTCATGAACACGGCGATCTCTTCGCGCTTCTGGACGGCTTCCGTGTCGCCCTGATCAGCCGCGAGGGAGAACCACTGATAGGCCTTGGAGCGATCGGGCTTCGCCCCGATCCCGCGGGCGAGCAGGATGCCCAGGTTGTACTGGCTGTCCCGCAGGCCGTATTCCGCAGCCTCCGCGTACCAGCGAAGGGCGGCGGCATAGTCCGGCTTGCCGTTCTTGCCCGAAGCGAGAACGGTGGCGAGGTTGTGCATGGAGCGGATGTTGCCGCCCAGCGCCGCCCGCTCGTACCAGAAGGCCGCCTGCTTGAGGTCGAGCGGAATGCCTTCCCCCTTCTCATGCATCATGGCAAGCCGTTCCTGGGCCGGAGGCAGGCCGGCCTGGGCGACACGCTCGAACAGACGGGCGGCGGCTTTCGTGTCCCTCGCCATGCCGCGTCCTTCCGCGGCCCGCGACGCGATCTCGTAGAGCGCCGCCGCATCGCCGGACAAGGCCGCGTGCTGCAACGATGCCGGGGTATCGACCGGGATGCCGTCGATGGTCGCCGGATCGACGAGGAATTGCCCGGCCGGCACGGGAGCCGCAGGAATGGATCCCGTGGCGAGGCTCGACGACTGGAAGAGATTCGTCTCTTCGACCGGAGGGATCTTGCGTGCCTCGTCGGCGCGCTTCGCCAGCGCGGGTTGAGCCTGCTCCTCCAGGCTTGCCGGCGTCATCGACAGGTCCTGCAGATTCCCGGTGACGGAGAGGATCTGGTACGTGCCTGCGGCCAGGATCAGGAAGGCGAGCCCGAAGAGAAGGGGACGGCGCCGGCTGTCGAGGGTCCGGCGCAGGCGCTCGAAGAAGGACCCGGGAGGGGACAGAGGATCGTCGGATTCCTGCTCGTCCGTCTCCACGAACTCCACCCCCCAGGACGAGGAGGCGCCTTCGGCCGGTGGCAGTTCCGGTGCCGTATTCTGGACGGCCCGGCGCGCCGCCGCGATGAAGTTGGCACGCACGTGCCCGAGATCGGGTTCGGGAGCCGCGTCGGGACCCTGCGCCGTGGAGGGATCCCGGACGGCGATGTCCAGGGTCGGCGGAGCGGTCTCCTCGATCTGGGTGAGGGTGGCTGTATGGAGCCTGCGCACGGCGGCTTCCAGGCGGTCCGCCGGGGGCAGCGCTTCGACCGCCGGGACGGGTGTCGTTCGGCCTGCACCGGCGATGGAGGCCGCGTTCTCGTTCGGCATGCGGGAGACGAGAGCCTCGAGCGCGTCGTGAACGGCGCGCAGGGTTTCCTGCGTCTTCTTGTCGGAACGGCTGTGCAGCGCCTTCAGCTCGACGAAGCCATGCTTGAGCGCATCGAAGTCGTCCGCCGCCGGCAGGGAGGGCCGGAGGTCGTTGAGCACCGTTCGGGCGGCGCGCTCGGCGATGCCGACCGCTTCGTCCTGAAGCGTCCTGAGATGGCCGGTGGCCTCGGCCAGGACCGTGTGCAGGGTCTCCCCGGGCATCTGCTCGAAACGCTCGGTCAGGGTTCTGATCTGCTGCTCGAGGGAATCGAGCCCCGCCGGTTGAGACGGTATCCGTCCGAGCCTCTCGTCGATGGAACGGAGCGTCTGCGCCATGTCGGCGGTGTCGGCGGGCCGGCCGAGTTCGCGCAGCTCCTGCTCGATGCGGTCGAACCGCCGCATCAGGGGCTCGTAGGAAGAGGTCTCCCGTTCGGCGACGGCTTCGATCCGCGAGGACAGCCGCTCGATGGTTCCGGTGAGCGCATCGCCACCGTCGACGCGGCTCTCCGACAGGCTCGCCATGCGCTCGGTCAGCAGCGCGAGCTGTGCGCTGATCGGGGTGAGATCGGTCGACACGGGATCCGGGCGGCGGACGAGAGCGTCGATGCGCCGGCTCAAGGTCTCCAGCTGCTCGGGAACCTTGCTCGTCTCCTGCGCGGTGGCGGTGACGTAGAGAGCCGAGCAGACATCGTCGAGGGATGTCTTCAGAGCGGTGAAATCGCTCTTGCTCACCTGGTGGAGGCGAAGCTCCGAAACCTGGCGGCTGATCATCCCGATCTCGTCGGACAGGCGGGATATCTGCTGCGGTTCGGCCCGATGGGCCAGATCCTGACGCAGGTCGACGATCTGGCCGCTGAGGAAGTCGACGACGGACCGGTCCACCCCGGTGGCGGCCAGGGTATCGACTTTGCCCTTGATGTGATCGATCTCGCGGCCGATGCGCCGGTGCAGGCCGTCGCTGACGTCCTCCGAAAGGGACTGGACCTGTTCGTAGAGCACGCTGATCGAGCTGGCGAGCGTTCGCAGATCCTTGGTCGTCGGACCCTGTTCGAGCTCCTTGCCGATGGAGCCGAGTGCGGCGCCGAGAGCCGCGATCTCGTCGCGGGTGGCCAAGCTTTCGATGCCGCTGCGCAATCCGTCGATCTCGTTCCGGATGCCTTCGACGGCCGGGGCCCAGAGGGACTGGGGCTGCTCGAGCTGCGCCGCGAGGCGGGACATGTCTGCCCGCAGGCCGGTCAGCGTCTCGGACACGGGGGCAAGCGCCTTGAGCGCTTCCTCCATGGGGAATTCGATCCGCGCCGGCGCCGCGCGTTCCGAGATCACCTGGCGCTCGACCGAGTCGAGGCGGTTCTTCAACGATGACAGGGCCTGGGACAGCACGCCGGCGATCCGGTCCTGCTGATCCACGGAGCTGCGGGTCGCCTCGTTGAGACGGATCTCGGCCTGCTCGATCCAGTTGGCCATGGATTCGAGGGCGATCGCGGTTTGCGCGGCCTGGTCCTTGGCCTGGCGCTCGCTCTCCTGCGCCACGGTCGCCATCAGGGTGTCATAATCCCGCCCGGGTGGGGAGCGGAGCGGAGGAGACACCCGGGGGATCAGGCTGTCGAGGTCGCTCCCGGCCTTCCGGTTTGGTGACGCCGGCGGGGCTTTCGTCTTTTCGAGCACGGCGGCGGTCCATTCCTCAAGGCTCATGCCGGCCCGGCGGGCCGCGGCGGCGATCAGCTCGCGGGCTTTGAGGTCCAGGTCGTCAGGTCTCGAGAGGACGGGTCGTCTCATGATGGGACTCGCGGGGGGATACTCGTGAACTGGTGTGGCTGGCATGGCCCCGTGCCGCTGCCCGCCTGACGGATCCGGGACATGAAGGGGCGAATCACGCCACTTCCAAACCCTTCGCCCGACGCCGCAACTTTTGTCCGGCGTAGTAAAAAACTCGTTAAGGGAAGAGGAGTTAGCGGCAACGATATCCGGATCTTAGCCGGCTGCCGTTGCGTCATCAGACCGGACGAGCGCCCTTTGCCTCTGCGGAACAACCGAGTTGCAATACTCTTGCAAGATGACGCGAATATGTTCTATTATTGCATTACCAAAGGATAGGTGCCAGGCACGGATCCTCCGACAATAACAATCGATGGGACGTTCCATGAATCAGTTTACCGTCACTCCCGATGCCGGCGAGGCCGGAGAGGGTGCCAAATTCTACACGATCGGCGATCTCGCACGCGAGTTCGGCGTAACGCTGCGGACCCTGCGCTTCTACGAGGATCGCGGCCTCCTGTCTCCGCGCCGGGACGGCACGGCGCGCATCTATGATGCCCGCGACCGCGAGCGTCTTTCCGTTATCCTCAAGGGAAAGCAGCTCGGCTTCACGCTCACCGAGATCCGCGCCATGGTGGCGGAGGAGAGGGCGGGGAGCGGTCCGGCCATGAACCTCAAGCTCTCTCTCGATCAGATCGAGAGCCAGATCCAGCACCTCGAACAGCAGAAGAAGGAAATCGAGGAAGCCCTGGCCGAGCTCCAGACGCGCCGCGCCGGTCTCGCGGCCGCCGCCTGAACGGCAGCGTTTCCGTCCCGGTTCAATTTCCTGCAAAGACGTCCATTCGAGAGCAGGTCGAGGCCTGCTGCCGGGTGGGCGTTACTGTTCGTCTGGGGTGAGTCTGCGCTGCCTCGCCCGGACTGAGGGTGCTCCGCCATGTCACGGCCGGCTTGTCCGGCTATCCCGCGTCGGTGAAGCGCTGCGCTTTCCCGATCGTCATCATCGGCGCGAGGCCGATGATGACGGGACAGGGGCGGACAGGGCGCTGTCCATCATCCATCAGCCAGCGGGCCTCCGAGGCGCCAGGGTCGCAGCTTGGCTGAAAACTCGACCCCTCGCTTCCACCAAAGATATTCCACCCTACCTCTTTCCAAAACGGGGATATAGTTTATATGTGAACTATATCTTTGCCCGGTGCGAATTCCTTTGGGTATTCGGCACCGGAAACCGATCTGGGAGAGTCCGAATGCCGGTCTACAAGGCCCCCGTCGAAGACGTCATGTTCCTCCTGAACGACGTGTTCCCGATTGAGCGGTACAACAATCTTCCCGGTTTTGCCGATGCGACGCCCGACATGGTGGAGGCTATTCTCGGCGAAGGCGCCAAGCTGTGCGAGGAGGCGTTCGCGCCCCTGAACCTGTCAGGCGACCAGGAGGGCTGCACTCGCAATCCGGACGGATCGGTGACGACGCCGAAGGGCTTCAAGGCGGCCTACGATGCCTATGCGGCCGGCGGCTGGATGGGGCTGGCAGCGCCCGAGGACTATGGCGGGCAGGGGCTTCCCTCCGTCCTCAATACCATCATGCAGGAATTCATCTCCTCGGCGAATCTGGCGCTCGGCATGTATCCGGGGCTGACCCAGGGAGCCATCGCGGCGCTCCTCGTGCACGGGACCGAGGAGCAGAAGAGGACTTATCTGCCGAAGATGGTGGAGGGGGCCTGGACCGGCACCATGAACCTCACCGAGCCCCATTGCGGCACGGATCTCGGCCTGCTCAAGTCCAAGGCAGTGCCGAACGGCGACGGCTCCTACGCGATCTCCGGCACCAAGATCTTCATCTCGGCCGGCGAGCACGACATGGCGGAGAACATCGTCCATCTGGTGCTCGCCCGCATCGAAGGAGCGCCGGCCGGCACCAAGGGCATCTCGCTCTTCGTCGTGCCGAAATTCCTCGTCAACGCCGACGGCTCGCTCGGTGACCGCAACGGCGTCTCCTGCGGCTCCCTCGAGCACAAGATGGGCATCCACGGCAACGCTACCTGCGTGATGAATTACGATGGCGCCAAGGGCTGGCTCGTCGGCGAGGCGAACCGCGGCCTCAACGCGATGTTCGTGATGATGAACGAGGCGCGGCTCGCGGTCGGCGTCCAGGGATTGTCGCAGTCCGAGGTCGCCTATCAGAACGCCGTGGCCTACGCGAAGGATCGCCTGCAGGGCCGCTCGCTCACGGGTGCGAAGTTCCCCGACAAGCCGGCCGATCCGATCATCGTGCATCCGGATGTGCGCCGCACGCTTCTCTCGATCAAGGCGTTCAATGAGGCGGCACGCGCGCTCGTCGTCTGGACGGGGCTCAACAGCGACATCGCGCATCGCTCGTCGGACGACGCGCAGCGCCAGACCGCCGAGGATTACATGGGCCTGATGACGCCCGTGGTGAAAGGCGTGCTGACCGATCTCGGCTTCGACAATGCCGTCAAGGCGCAGCAGATGTTCGGCGGCCACGGCTATATCGAGGAATGGGGCATGTCGCAGTTCGTGCGCGATGCCCGCATCGCCATGATCTACGAGGGCGCCAACGGCATTCAGGCCATGGATCTCGTCGGCCGCAAGCTCGGCAAGGACGGCGGACGCGCCGTCATGGCCTTCTTCAACGAGGTCGGCGCCTTCTGCCAGGAGAATGCCGGCGACGAGACCCTGAAAGCCTACATCGCTCCCCTGCAGCAGGGGCTCGGCCATCTGCAGCAGGCGACCATGTGGTTCATGCAGAACGCCATGGCGAAGCCCGACAATGCGGGTGCGGGCGCCACCGACTACATGCACCTCTTCGGCCTCGTGGTGCTGGGCTACATGTGGGCCAAGATGGCAAAGGCCGCACAGGCGAAGAAGGCGCAAGGCAACGGCGTCGCCGACAGGATGGATGCGAAGCTTCTCACGGGACGCTTCTTCATGGAGCGCATGATGCCCGAGACCGGGATGCGCCTCGCGCGCATTTCCGCCGGTGCGGACACCACCATGGCGCTGCCGATGGAGGCCTTCTAACCGACATATATCATCCCGGCCGGAGCATGAGCGAAGAGCCGGGATCGCATGACGAGTATAGTGCCTAATTCTGACAACGATCCCGAGCCGCGCTTCGCTTGCCCGGGATGACGCCGAAACAAATCTGGGAGGCCGCCATGGCTGAAGCCTATATCTACGACGCCGTTCGCACGCCGCGCGGACGCGGCAAGCCGGATGGGTCATTGCACGAGGTTCCGGCGGTCGATCTCGCCGTGACGGCGCTCGACGCGATCCGCAAGCGCAACGAGATCGATCCGATGCTGGTGGAAGACGTGGTGCTCGGCTGCGTCGATCCCGTCGGCGAGGCCGGCGGCGACATTGCGCGTGCGGCCGCTTTGAAGGCAGGCTTCGGCAAGGAGGTGCCGGGCGTGCAGATCAACCGCTTCTGCGCCTCGGGCCTGGATGCGGTGAACTTCGCCGCCGCGCAGGTCATGTCCGGCATGAAGGACATCGCCATCGGCGGCGGCGTCGAATCCATGAGCCGCATCGGCATGGGCGCATCGGGCGGCGCATGGCCGGTCGATCCCGGCATTGCCATTCCGACCTACTTCCTGCCCCAGGGCATCTCGGCGGATCTGATCGCGACGAAATACGGCTTCTCGCGCGATGACGTCGACGCCTATGCGGTCGAGTCGCAAAAGCGTGCCGCGAAGGCATGGGACGAAGGGCGGTTCGCCAAATCGATCGTGCCGGTGAAGGACGTCAACGGCATCACGATCCTGTCGAAGGACGAGCACATGCGGCCGCAGACCGACATGCAGTCGCTCGGCCAGCTGAAAGCCGCCTTCGTCCAGATGGGCGAAATGGGCGGTTTCGACGCCGTCGCCATCGCGGCTCATCCGGACGTGGAATTCGTCAACCATGTGCATCACGCGGGCAATTCGTCGGGCATCGTAGACGGTGCGGCGGCCGTGCTCGTGGGCTCGAAGCAGGGCGGCGAGAAGATGGGCATGAAGCCGCGCGCGCGCCTCAAGGGCTTTGCCTCCATCGGCTCCGACCTCGCGCTGATGCTCACCGGCCCCATCGACGTGTCGGAACTCGCCTTGCGCAAGGCCGGCATGACCAAGGACGACATCGATCTCTTCGAGATCAACGAGGCCTTCTCGTCGGTAGTGCTGCGCTACATGCAGGCCATGGATCTCGACCCAGCGAAGGTCAACGTGAACGGCGGCGCCATCGCCATGGGCCATCCGCTCGGCGCCACCGGCGCCATGATCCTGGGCACGGTGCTCGATGAGCTCGAGCGCACGAACAAGCAGACGGCCCTGATCACGCTGTGCGTCGCCGCCGGCATGGGCACGGCTGCGATCATCGAGCGGGTTTGAGAAAGCGGGAAGGGGAGAAATACCATGACGAACGTCACCAATTTCCGCTTCGAGGTCGATGCCGACGGAATTGCGCTTGCGACCTGGGACATGCCCGGCCGCTCCATGAACGTGATCACGCCCGAGGTGATGGGCGAGCTGGAGCAGATCATCGAAAAGGTCGCTGGCGACGAAGCGATCAAGGGCTGCGTCATCACCTCGGGCAAGGAGGCTTTCTCCGGCGGCGCGGACCTGACCATGCTCCAGGGCCTCGGCGCCGAATACGGGCGCCTCGCGAAGGAGAAGGGCGAAGAGACCGCCATGCAGTTCTTCT is a window of Microvirga lotononidis DNA encoding:
- a CDS encoding sulfite exporter TauE/SafE family protein; this encodes MQIYLPIAEMPVSVLLILGMGAAVGFISGLFGIGGGFLMTPLLIFLGIPPAVAVATQSAQIVASSTTSVLGALRRNALDHKLGAILVAGGFVGSALGVWFFAAARRAGQLDLVIVVSYVTLFTIVGSLMLKESIREFWSRRKGGAVRPRRRAGEHAPYLGWPLRMRFYRSKLYVSIIPIVGLSLFIGFAGALLGIGGGFIVVPALLYIFRVPTNVVVGTSQFQIVCTTLVALILHAVTNQAVDMVLAILLIVGGVFGAQFGARMGRHLRAELFRFLLAILLLAVGLRFGLELVMKPDEPFSITVQEVRT
- a CDS encoding TIGR02186 family protein, translating into MRLAAAILILLGTMVCAHAETLITSLSNHRVLINSNYTGTQIAVFGAIERDAQTIARATGYDIVVTVRGPRQFLTVREKERLGPVWINQDQQKFPTAPSYLNVLSSRPIEEITSDQLRQRQKIGLSAIINSGDFTLARGGADQPFRDALYRLKSEEGLYLEDERGVTFLTPEIFRAAIALPATAPPGNYDVDVTLFADTVILARTQTHFELVKTGFEEQIGVIARDWSLAYGLTTAFIALLFGWLASTIFRRD
- a CDS encoding acetyl-CoA C-acetyltransferase, whose translation is MAEAYIYDAVRTPRGRGKPDGSLHEVPAVDLAVTALDAIRKRNEIDPMLVEDVVLGCVDPVGEAGGDIARAAALKAGFGKEVPGVQINRFCASGLDAVNFAAAQVMSGMKDIAIGGGVESMSRIGMGASGGAWPVDPGIAIPTYFLPQGISADLIATKYGFSRDDVDAYAVESQKRAAKAWDEGRFAKSIVPVKDVNGITILSKDEHMRPQTDMQSLGQLKAAFVQMGEMGGFDAVAIAAHPDVEFVNHVHHAGNSSGIVDGAAAVLVGSKQGGEKMGMKPRARLKGFASIGSDLALMLTGPIDVSELALRKAGMTKDDIDLFEINEAFSSVVLRYMQAMDLDPAKVNVNGGAIAMGHPLGATGAMILGTVLDELERTNKQTALITLCVAAGMGTAAIIERV
- a CDS encoding MerR family transcriptional regulator, producing the protein MNQFTVTPDAGEAGEGAKFYTIGDLAREFGVTLRTLRFYEDRGLLSPRRDGTARIYDARDRERLSVILKGKQLGFTLTEIRAMVAEERAGSGPAMNLKLSLDQIESQIQHLEQQKKEIEEALAELQTRRAGLAAAA
- a CDS encoding SEL1-like repeat protein, with translation MRRPVLSRPDDLDLKARELIAAAARRAGMSLEEWTAAVLEKTKAPPASPNRKAGSDLDSLIPRVSPPLRSPPGRDYDTLMATVAQESERQAKDQAAQTAIALESMANWIEQAEIRLNEATRSSVDQQDRIAGVLSQALSSLKNRLDSVERQVISERAAPARIEFPMEEALKALAPVSETLTGLRADMSRLAAQLEQPQSLWAPAVEGIRNEIDGLRSGIESLATRDEIAALGAALGSIGKELEQGPTTKDLRTLASSISVLYEQVQSLSEDVSDGLHRRIGREIDHIKGKVDTLAATGVDRSVVDFLSGQIVDLRQDLAHRAEPQQISRLSDEIGMISRQVSELRLHQVSKSDFTALKTSLDDVCSALYVTATAQETSKVPEQLETLSRRIDALVRRPDPVSTDLTPISAQLALLTERMASLSESRVDGGDALTGTIERLSSRIEAVAERETSSYEPLMRRFDRIEQELRELGRPADTADMAQTLRSIDERLGRIPSQPAGLDSLEQQIRTLTERFEQMPGETLHTVLAEATGHLRTLQDEAVGIAERAARTVLNDLRPSLPAADDFDALKHGFVELKALHSRSDKKTQETLRAVHDALEALVSRMPNENAASIAGAGRTTPVPAVEALPPADRLEAAVRRLHTATLTQIEETAPPTLDIAVRDPSTAQGPDAAPEPDLGHVRANFIAAARRAVQNTAPELPPAEGASSSWGVEFVETDEQESDDPLSPPGSFFERLRRTLDSRRRPLLFGLAFLILAAGTYQILSVTGNLQDLSMTPASLEEQAQPALAKRADEARKIPPVEETNLFQSSSLATGSIPAAPVPAGQFLVDPATIDGIPVDTPASLQHAALSGDAAALYEIASRAAEGRGMARDTKAAARLFERVAQAGLPPAQERLAMMHEKGEGIPLDLKQAAFWYERAALGGNIRSMHNLATVLASGKNGKPDYAAALRWYAEAAEYGLRDSQYNLGILLARGIGAKPDRSKAYQWFSLAADQGDTEAVQKREEIAVFMSQAELKAAKVAVELWRPRAADPVANKPPAALQGQTAVLDRTQGNRS
- a CDS encoding acyl-CoA dehydrogenase C-terminal domain-containing protein: MPVYKAPVEDVMFLLNDVFPIERYNNLPGFADATPDMVEAILGEGAKLCEEAFAPLNLSGDQEGCTRNPDGSVTTPKGFKAAYDAYAAGGWMGLAAPEDYGGQGLPSVLNTIMQEFISSANLALGMYPGLTQGAIAALLVHGTEEQKRTYLPKMVEGAWTGTMNLTEPHCGTDLGLLKSKAVPNGDGSYAISGTKIFISAGEHDMAENIVHLVLARIEGAPAGTKGISLFVVPKFLVNADGSLGDRNGVSCGSLEHKMGIHGNATCVMNYDGAKGWLVGEANRGLNAMFVMMNEARLAVGVQGLSQSEVAYQNAVAYAKDRLQGRSLTGAKFPDKPADPIIVHPDVRRTLLSIKAFNEAARALVVWTGLNSDIAHRSSDDAQRQTAEDYMGLMTPVVKGVLTDLGFDNAVKAQQMFGGHGYIEEWGMSQFVRDARIAMIYEGANGIQAMDLVGRKLGKDGGRAVMAFFNEVGAFCQENAGDETLKAYIAPLQQGLGHLQQATMWFMQNAMAKPDNAGAGATDYMHLFGLVVLGYMWAKMAKAAQAKKAQGNGVADRMDAKLLTGRFFMERMMPETGMRLARISAGADTTMALPMEAF